A single genomic interval of Candidatus Rokuibacteriota bacterium harbors:
- a CDS encoding ABC transporter substrate-binding protein: protein MTVSRPLALLLSLVSVLTLLGTMAPARAQAPRASPTSQPSQTPQASQTPKYGGVLVTHPLSATPSLSPHEESTVATTQQASPCFNNLVYYDPAKKQESVDTLIPELAEKWSWQDGHRNLVFFLRRDVRWHDGKPFTSQDVKYTFDMVRGAPDAKAKLKVNPRKLWFENIDAIEAPDSYTVVFRLKRPQPSLLPMLASGYSPVYPAHVPLAEFKNRCVGTGPFKLKENKPGEYIEYVKNPDYFVKGRPYLDGIKFVVIRDRSTQIAAVQSGQLDLAGTGWNRTNAEDAKKGAPKLVVVEMDNNVNDNVLINFKKPPFNDRRVRQAINLALDRKGYLVGPRQGAATFGGALLPRPAGVWGLPAVEVARLAGMGDPAKQKAEARKLLAEAGFGPGNPLKFTLSTRALALYVDTASWMVDQLQQIGVETTLEQIETGVWHPKMTRLEYQVALNLTGIGIDDPDAQLFENYRCGSQRNFSGYCSEEIDRLMVEQSQTLDPKKRLALVNEIDRKLQADGARPILGWAKQHYVLWPHVKGWVVHENSIYNVSRRQDVWLDK, encoded by the coding sequence ATGACAGTTTCGCGGCCGCTTGCCCTGCTGCTCTCCCTGGTATCCGTCCTCACATTGCTCGGCACGATGGCCCCAGCCAGGGCGCAGGCGCCTCGGGCCTCGCCGACCTCCCAGCCGTCGCAGACTCCCCAGGCGTCGCAGACTCCAAAATACGGCGGGGTGCTCGTCACCCACCCGCTGTCCGCGACGCCGAGCCTCTCCCCCCACGAAGAGTCCACCGTTGCCACGACGCAGCAGGCCAGCCCCTGCTTCAACAACCTCGTCTACTACGATCCAGCCAAGAAGCAGGAGAGCGTCGACACGCTGATTCCCGAGCTGGCGGAGAAGTGGTCGTGGCAGGACGGCCACCGGAACCTGGTCTTCTTCCTCCGCCGGGACGTCAGGTGGCATGACGGCAAGCCATTTACGTCGCAGGACGTGAAGTACACCTTCGACATGGTGCGCGGGGCGCCCGACGCCAAGGCCAAGCTCAAAGTCAACCCGCGCAAGCTCTGGTTCGAGAACATCGACGCGATCGAGGCGCCGGACTCGTACACGGTGGTCTTCCGGCTCAAGCGTCCGCAGCCGTCGCTCCTCCCCATGCTGGCTTCGGGCTACTCGCCCGTCTACCCGGCGCACGTGCCGCTCGCCGAGTTCAAGAACCGCTGCGTCGGCACCGGGCCGTTCAAGCTCAAGGAGAACAAGCCCGGCGAGTACATCGAGTACGTGAAGAACCCCGACTACTTCGTCAAGGGCCGGCCGTACCTCGACGGGATCAAGTTCGTGGTCATCCGGGACCGCTCGACCCAGATTGCGGCGGTCCAGTCGGGCCAGCTCGACCTGGCGGGCACCGGCTGGAACCGGACGAATGCCGAGGACGCCAAGAAGGGCGCGCCGAAGCTGGTCGTGGTCGAGATGGACAACAACGTCAACGACAATGTCCTCATCAACTTCAAGAAGCCGCCATTCAACGACCGACGGGTGCGGCAGGCGATCAATCTGGCGCTCGACCGCAAGGGGTACCTGGTGGGGCCGCGGCAGGGCGCGGCCACGTTCGGCGGAGCTTTGCTGCCGCGGCCGGCCGGCGTTTGGGGGCTGCCCGCCGTCGAGGTCGCCCGGCTCGCCGGGATGGGTGATCCGGCCAAGCAAAAGGCCGAGGCCAGGAAGCTCCTCGCCGAGGCCGGCTTCGGCCCTGGCAATCCGCTCAAGTTCACGCTGTCCACCCGCGCGCTCGCGCTGTACGTGGACACCGCGAGCTGGATGGTCGACCAACTCCAGCAGATCGGGGTCGAGACCACCCTCGAGCAGATCGAGACCGGGGTCTGGCACCCGAAGATGACCCGGCTCGAGTACCAGGTCGCGCTGAACCTCACCGGCATCGGCATCGACGACCCCGACGCCCAGCTCTTCGAGAACTACCGGTGCGGATCGCAGCGGAACTTCTCCGGCTACTGCTCGGAGGAGATCGACCGGCTCATGGTCGAGCAGTCGCAGACCCTCGATCCGAAGAAGCGGCTCGCGCTGGTTAACGAGATCGATCGAAAGCTCCAGGCGGACGGGGCGCGGCCGATCCTCGGCTGGGCCAAGCAACACTATGTGCTGTGGCCGCACGTCAAGGGCTGGGTCGTGCACGAGAACTCCATCTACAACGTGAGCCGGCGCCAGGACGTCTGGCTGGACAAGTAA
- a CDS encoding ABC transporter permease, whose translation MRVYVFKRLVIAGVTLLGMSILIFVLMRLAPGNITDIVFESAGYVDEADRKRLEAELGIDKPVAVQYAHWLGEFVRGDLGKSYRYDLPAWEVIKPRLPVTLELAVLALGFSVLLGVPAGVISATRRGRPLDYALRVLSLAGLSMPSFWLGMIVILVLVRSLGLIPSMTYVSPFENLGANLFQFLLPGLAVGYRSSALIMRITRSAMLEVLREDYIRTAWAKGQRETQVVWRHAFKNASLPVITLIGIEFAFLIGGLIVTETVFNLPGVARYLVDAIQVRDYPIVQNLVMLIAVVVVLANLAVDLLYTWLDPRIKYGRA comes from the coding sequence ATGCGTGTCTACGTCTTCAAGCGTCTCGTCATCGCGGGCGTCACCCTCCTGGGGATGTCCATCCTCATCTTCGTCCTCATGCGTCTGGCGCCCGGCAATATCACCGACATCGTTTTCGAGTCGGCCGGCTACGTTGACGAGGCGGACCGCAAGCGCCTGGAGGCGGAGCTGGGAATCGACAAGCCCGTCGCCGTGCAGTACGCGCACTGGCTCGGCGAATTCGTCCGCGGTGATCTCGGCAAGTCGTATCGCTACGACCTTCCCGCGTGGGAGGTGATCAAGCCGCGACTGCCCGTCACGCTGGAGCTGGCGGTGCTGGCCCTCGGCTTCTCGGTGCTTCTCGGCGTGCCGGCGGGCGTGATCAGCGCCACGCGGCGGGGTCGTCCCCTCGACTACGCGCTGCGCGTCCTGTCCCTCGCCGGCCTGTCCATGCCGTCCTTCTGGCTCGGGATGATCGTGATCCTGGTGCTCGTCCGTTCGCTCGGCTTGATCCCGTCGATGACCTACGTCTCGCCATTCGAGAACCTGGGCGCCAATCTGTTCCAGTTTCTCCTGCCGGGGCTGGCGGTGGGCTACCGCAGCTCCGCCCTCATCATGCGCATCACGCGCTCGGCCATGCTCGAGGTGCTGCGGGAGGACTATATCCGGACGGCGTGGGCCAAGGGCCAGCGGGAGACCCAGGTGGTATGGCGGCACGCATTCAAGAACGCCTCGCTGCCCGTCATCACGCTCATCGGCATCGAGTTCGCGTTCCTCATCGGGGGCCTGATCGTCACCGAGACCGTCTTCAACCTGCCCGGCGTGGCGCGCTACCTGGTCGACGCCATCCAGGTCCGCGACTACCCGATCGTCCAGAACCTGGTCATGCTGATCGCGGTGGTGGTGGTGCTGGCCAACCTCGCCGTCGATCTTCTTTACACGTGGCTCGACCCGCGGATCAAGTACGGAAGGGCCTGA
- a CDS encoding ABC transporter permease yields the protein MAIRALDVAVPAALPEERGWGGALWLFVRKNPLGAAGGLLMLLLILAAALAGILATHNPIRTSMRVLVAPGAEFWLGTDNLGRDLWSRVVYGARISLLVGVSSTLMGAVTGGLIGLVSGYVGGKTDLIAQRLMDIMQALPILVLALVMAAALGPSLINTIIAISVVIAPRAARVVRASVLAIREFAFIEAARALGVSHSRVAFLHILPNTFGPFVVLVTAQVGGAILAEAALSFLGLGIPEPYPSWGRMLSIAAAEYAQKAPWLVIYPGLAISVAVFGTNLLGDALRDTLDPRLRGS from the coding sequence ATGGCAATCCGCGCGCTGGACGTCGCGGTGCCGGCCGCCCTCCCGGAGGAGCGCGGATGGGGTGGCGCCCTCTGGCTGTTCGTGCGAAAGAATCCCCTCGGCGCTGCCGGCGGGCTCTTGATGCTGCTCCTGATCCTCGCCGCCGCCCTCGCCGGGATTCTCGCCACCCACAACCCGATCCGCACCTCGATGCGCGTGCTGGTGGCGCCCGGCGCCGAGTTCTGGCTGGGGACGGACAACCTCGGCCGCGATCTTTGGAGCCGGGTCGTGTACGGCGCCCGCATCTCGCTCCTCGTGGGCGTCTCCTCCACGCTCATGGGAGCGGTGACGGGGGGGCTGATCGGGCTCGTATCGGGCTACGTCGGAGGCAAGACGGACCTGATCGCCCAGCGGCTGATGGACATCATGCAGGCGCTTCCGATCCTGGTCCTGGCCCTGGTCATGGCGGCGGCCCTCGGCCCCTCGCTCATCAATACCATCATCGCCATCTCGGTGGTGATCGCGCCGCGCGCTGCCCGCGTCGTTCGCGCCAGCGTGCTTGCCATCCGCGAATTTGCCTTCATCGAGGCGGCCCGCGCCTTGGGCGTCAGCCATTCGCGGGTCGCCTTCCTTCACATCCTGCCGAACACCTTCGGGCCCTTCGTCGTGCTGGTCACCGCCCAGGTCGGCGGCGCCATCCTGGCCGAGGCGGCGCTCTCGTTCCTCGGACTCGGCATTCCGGAGCCCTACCCGTCCTGGGGGCGGATGCTGTCGATTGCCGCCGCCGAGTACGCTCAGAAGGCGCCGTGGCTCGTGATCTACCCCGGACTCGCCATCAGCGTGGCCGTCTTCGGCACGAACCTGCTGGGCGACGCGCTCCGCGACACGCTGGACCCGCGGCTCCGCGGCTCCTGA